Genomic DNA from Flavobacterium sp. N502540:
AACATATCGAAATTCCATCTATTTATTTCTCACATAAAAGAAAAGTTTTTTTGAGAGACGGTTTGATCTGGTCACATTCTCCTTTTGTGTACCAGGAAGAAGACGAACAAATCGAAGAAAGAATTGTTCGTTTTAGAACCGTTGGAGATATGAGCTGTACAGCAGCTGTTGAATCTTATGCAGCAACCATCGAAGAAGTAGTAGGAGAAATCAGAAGCTCTACGATTTCTGAAAGAGGAGCCAGAATTGACGATAAACGTTCTGAAGCGGCAATGGAAAAGAGAAAACAACAAGGGTATTTTTAATTGATAATTGATAATTGACAATTGATAATTAAAAAGTAGAATCAAGAAAACAAAAAAAACATACAGCTTGAAACTTTAGTTCAAAGGAAATCAACTTGAAACCTGAAACTAAATTTTTAAACCTGAAACAAAATAAAATAGAATGGACGTTTTAAAAATAGCAACAGCAGGAAGTGTAGATGACGGGAAAAGTACTTTGATCGGAAGATTACTGTACGATACAAAATCATTGACGACAGATAAAATCGAAGCGATCGAGAAAAGCAGTAAACAAAAAGGATACGATTATCTTGATTTTTCACTGGCAACTGACGGATTAGTGGCGGAGAGAGAACAAGGAATCACAATTGATGTGGCTCATATTTATTTCTCGACTGCAAAGAAAAGTTACATTATTGCCGATACTCCGGGACACGTAGAATATACCAGAAACATGGTAACGGGAGCTTCGACTTCTCAGGTCTCCATTATCTTAATTGATGCGAGAAAAGGCGTAATCGAGCAAACGTACCGTCATTTTTTTATCAATAATTTATTGAGAGTAAAAGAGGTGATTGTGGCGATCAACAAAATGGATTTAGTTGATTATTCAGAAGAAGTTTTCAATAAAATCAAAGCCGATTTCCAGGCTTTGAATGCTAAAAGCACTTTCAAAGAACAAAACGTAAGTTACATTCCGTTAAGTGCCATCAACGGAGGAAATGTTGTGGACAAATCAGAAAACATGAAGTGGTACGATGGACAAACGGTGCTGGAGCATTTAGAAGGATTGCATTCTCATGATGTTTACGAGCAGGGGAAAGCACGTTTTCCGGTTCAGACCGTTATTCGTCCTAAAACGGAAGAATACCATGACTTTAGAGGTTATGCCGGGAAATTATACGGAAACTCAATAAAAGTAGGAGACGCTGTAACAGTACTGCCTTCATTGACAGAATCAAAAGTTTCAAAAATTCACTTTTTCGACAAACAATTTGATGAAGCCGTTGCAGGTTCTTCGATTACCATCGAATTAGAAAATGATATCAATGTGACAAGAGGTGATATGATTGTAAAATCGTCAGAACTTCCAAAAATTGAAAAAGAAATACACACAACAGTTTGCTGGATGGACAGTAAAAAACTGGTTCCGGGTACCAAATATATTGTTCAGCACAACACCAATTCGGTTTTGGCAAAAGTAGAAAGTATTAAAAATACAATTGCAACAGATTACTCAGGAACAACACCGGCATCGCAGTTAGCAATTAACGAGATAGGAGAAGTAAGCATTAAATTAAGCAAGCCGTTATATTTTGACGCCTATAATGACAATAAATCAAACGGTGCATTCATCTTAATTGATACTGCAACGAATACAACAGCAGGAGTAGGATTCATCAGGTAAACCTGCTATAAGCAATAAGCTTTAGGCTGTAAGCTTTAAGCGAAAATGTATAACAAGGTATTTTAAAAAGCTTATAGCCTAAAGCTTAAAGCTAAAAAAAAGCCTAAAGCGAAATAAAAATGGAAAGTTTTAGAACAGAAATAGAAAATCCGGTAGTTCAGAAAGAGATTATCGAGTTAGAAAAAAAGATTCATTTGTTCCGTGGAGGAAAAATTGATGATGAGCGTTTTCGTAGTCTTCGTTTAGCACGTGGAATCTATGGACAACGCCAGGAAGGTGTTCAAATGATTCGTATTAAACTGCCTTATGGTAAAGTAACCAGCGAACAATTGATTCGTATTACAAAAGTTTCTGATGAATATTCTACAGGGCGTTTGCACATTACAACACGTCAGGACATTCAGATTCACTATGTAAGTCTGGACAGAACTCCGGAACTTTGGGCAAATCTGGCCAAAGATGATGTTACTTTGCGTGAAGCTTGTGGTAACACTGTTCGAAATATTACAGGAAGCGAATTGGCAGGTGTGGATGTAAACGAACCATTTGACGTTTCGCCTTATGCACATGCCTTATTTCAATATCTTTTAAGAAATCCTATCTGTCAGGAAATGGGACGTAAATTTAAAATTTCGTTCTCGTCCTCTGATGAAGATACTGCTTTAAGTTATTTACATGATTTAGGATTTATTCCAAAAATTGTAAATGGTGAGCGTGGTTTCAAAATCATGTTTGGTGGAGGCTTAGGTTCTCAGCCTGCTCATGCCGAATTACTTTCCGAATTCGTTCCGGCAAATCAGATCATTCCAACAGCAGAAGGAATCGTTCGTATTTTTGATCGATACGGTGAACGTGCTAAGAGAATGAAAGCTCGTATGAAATTCCTGATCAAAGAAATGGGAAGAGATGTTTTCCTTGATTTGGTTGAAAAAGAGAAAAAAGCAATCGCTTTTGAAACGTACGAAATTGACACCACAGCTTTTGACGGACCAATTCCGGAACCGTTATTAGAAGTGCCACAAGTTACCATTGAAGATACAGAAGCATACGAAGCCTGGAAAAAATCTAATGTAATTGCTCAAAAGCAAGAAGGTTATTACGCTATTGGAATCAAAGTTTTATTAGGAGACTTTTACACCGATAAAGCCCGATTATTAGCCGATTTAATTAAAAATTACGCCGCAAATGAACTTCGTTTTTCATTGCGTCAGAATATTGTAATACGTCATGTGAAAGAAGCGAGTTTGCCTTTCTTCTATCAGGAATTGGCCAAACTGAACTTTGTTCATTTAGGATATAATTCAACGGCAGATATTACAGCTTGTCCGGGTACAGATACTTGCAATTTGGGGATTGCAAGTAGTACCGGAATTGCAGAAGAATTAGAAAAAGTATTAAATGCTGAATATCCTCAGTATTTAAACAACCGCGAAATTGAAATCAAAATCAGTGGTTGTATGAATGCTTGCGGACAGCACAATATGTCGGCAATTGGATTTCAGGGAATGTCAATCAATTCCGGAAAACTGGTAGCTCCGGCTTTACAGGTTTTGTTAGGCGGAGGAAGATTAGGAAACGGAGTAGGTCGTTTTGCCGATAAAGTAATTAAAGTACCTAGTCGTAGAGGACCGGATGCGTTGCGTACGATCTTAAATGATTTTGATACCAATGGAAGCGGACAAAAGTTTCTTGATTATTATGATTCAAAAGGAGAGAAGTATTTCTATGAAATCTTAAAACCTTACGCTGATGTAACCAATTTAACTGAAGCTGATTTCGTAGATTGGGGTAATGCAGATAATTATGTAAAAGCAGTAGGAGTTGGAGAATGTGCCGGAGTGGTAATTGATTTGGTGGCGACCTTATTGTTAGAAGCCAAAGACAAATTAACATTCGCACAGGAATCTTTCGACGAAAATAAATGGTCAGATGCGATTTACCATGCTTATGCCGGATTTGTAAATGGTGCAAAAGCTTTATTGCTTTCTGAAAATGAAAAAACAAACAATCATGCAGGAATCGTTGATTTGTTTGATACCGTTTTCATTGCGACCGGTAAAATTGAACTGGCAACATCATTTAGAGAATTAGTGTATCAAATCAATGCAATACAACCTTCAGAAGCATTTGCAAAACAATACATTCAGGAAGGAATTGCATTTTTTGATACGATAGAAAAATATAGAGCTCAACAATTAGAAAATGCTTAATATCAAACCAAAAGTAACTTTAGTTGGTGCGGGTCCCGGCGATCCGGATTTGCTTACGCTGAAAGCTGTAAAAGCACTTGCTGGAGCGAATGTGGTTTTGTACGATGCATTGGCCAATGAAGAGATATTAGCACACGCCCCTAAAAATGCGATTCGGATTTTTGTTGGAAAAAAAATAGGCAATCATGCATACACGCAGGATCAGATTAATCAGCTTATTGTGGATAATGCTTTGACCTACGGAAATGTAGTCCGTTTAAAAGGTGGTGATCCGTTTATTTTTGGACGTGGAAGTGAAGAAATTGAATTCATCGAAAGTTTTGGAATCGAGACGTTAGTGGTTCCCGGAATATCTTCGGTAGTGGCAGTTCCGGCAAGCCAAGGCATATCAATCACCAAAAGAGGTGTCTCCGAAAGTTTTTGGGCCATTACTGGTACAACTTCTGACAGGAAATTATCTTCAGACGTTGCTTTGGCTGCACAGTCATCAGCAACAGTCGTAATTTTGATGGGAATGCACAAATTGCCTCAGATTATTGATTTGTTTCAAAAAGAAAACAAAGGAAATTTGCCCGTTGCGATCATTCAAAATGGAACAATGCCCGATGAAAAAGTAGGTGTAGGAACCGTAAATTCGATTCTGGAAATTGTAAAAGAGAAGAAACTGAGTTCACCAGCAATTATTGTGCTTGGAGAAGTTGTTCGCGAAAGCAATAAACTAAAAGGATTTTACGAAGAATTTCTCTCAAAAGAAATGGTGAGATAAAGTGCCGTAAAAATGATTCCTATCATAACGGTGATTTTCAGTCCGTAAAATGTCTTGGGTATAAAATTGGATTTTTAACCTGATGAAAGCAAAAAATCATCTAATTTTGATTGGATGAAATTGAATTAAAATGGAACAAAACGAATTATATCCTGTATTCCTGAAGCTTCACAATCTAAATGTTCTTATTGTTGGCGGAGGAAATGTAGGATTGGAAAAGCTCTCTTTTTTATTAAAGTCGAGTCCCAATGCAAATGTTGAGGTAGTCGCTCCAAATTTTCATTTGGAAATAAAGGTTTTGGCTGAGAAACATCCTTCGATTACATTAACAAAATCGAAGTTTAAAAAGAGAATGCTTAAAAGACGCCATATGGTAATTGCCTGTACGGATAATCTAAAAGTCAATAAAAAGATATATGAATTATCCCGAAAGCGTTATTTGATTTGCAATATTGCAGACACACCGGATTTATGTGATTATTATTTAGGTGGAATCGTAACCAAAGGCAATGTAAAAATTGCCATTTCGACCAACGGAAAATCGCCAACAACAGCCAAAAGACTTCGTGAGTTTTTTGAAGAGGTAATTCCGGAGGATATAAATAAAATGGTTGAAAACCTCAATGAATATCGAAAGACATTGAAAGGTAATTTTGAAGAGAAAGTGAAAAGAATGAACGAAATCACAGCTTCATTGAAAAATAAGGAATAGTAATAGTTCCGTAAGAACAGTTCCTATTGTAGCGTCGGGTTTTAACCCGATGGATGAACGAAATAACCGCTTCATTAAAAAATAAAGAGTAAAAAATTCCGCAAGGAAATCAATGACAAAAATCATTGAAATTAGAATAAATTATTCGTTCCTTTGCATTATTAAGAATGATTATAAACAACAACATAATGATTAAAACAGATATACTTATAATTGGAGCAGGCCCAACAGGATTATTTGCCGTTTTCGAGGCAGGATTATTAAAATTAAAATGTCATATTTTAGATGCTTTACCACAAGCAGGAGGACAACTTTCGGAATTGTATCCAAAAAAACCTATTTATGATATTCCTGGATTCCCTGAAGTATTGGCAGGAGATTTAATCGACGGACTGATGGAGCAAATCAAACAATTTGAGCCTGGTTTTACGTTAGGAGAGCGTGCGGAAACGATTGAGAAGCAAGAAGACGGAAGTTTTATTGTAACTTCAAATAAGGGAACTAAATTTCACGCACCGGTTATTGCTATTGCAGGAGGTTTGGGAAGTTTTGA
This window encodes:
- a CDS encoding bifunctional precorrin-2 dehydrogenase/sirohydrochlorin ferrochelatase, which produces MEQNELYPVFLKLHNLNVLIVGGGNVGLEKLSFLLKSSPNANVEVVAPNFHLEIKVLAEKHPSITLTKSKFKKRMLKRRHMVIACTDNLKVNKKIYELSRKRYLICNIADTPDLCDYYLGGIVTKGNVKIAISTNGKSPTTAKRLREFFEEVIPEDINKMVENLNEYRKTLKGNFEEKVKRMNEITASLKNKE
- a CDS encoding sulfate adenylyltransferase subunit 1; this translates as MDVLKIATAGSVDDGKSTLIGRLLYDTKSLTTDKIEAIEKSSKQKGYDYLDFSLATDGLVAEREQGITIDVAHIYFSTAKKSYIIADTPGHVEYTRNMVTGASTSQVSIILIDARKGVIEQTYRHFFINNLLRVKEVIVAINKMDLVDYSEEVFNKIKADFQALNAKSTFKEQNVSYIPLSAINGGNVVDKSENMKWYDGQTVLEHLEGLHSHDVYEQGKARFPVQTVIRPKTEEYHDFRGYAGKLYGNSIKVGDAVTVLPSLTESKVSKIHFFDKQFDEAVAGSSITIELENDINVTRGDMIVKSSELPKIEKEIHTTVCWMDSKKLVPGTKYIVQHNTNSVLAKVESIKNTIATDYSGTTPASQLAINEIGEVSIKLSKPLYFDAYNDNKSNGAFILIDTATNTTAGVGFIR
- a CDS encoding nitrite reductase, encoding MESFRTEIENPVVQKEIIELEKKIHLFRGGKIDDERFRSLRLARGIYGQRQEGVQMIRIKLPYGKVTSEQLIRITKVSDEYSTGRLHITTRQDIQIHYVSLDRTPELWANLAKDDVTLREACGNTVRNITGSELAGVDVNEPFDVSPYAHALFQYLLRNPICQEMGRKFKISFSSSDEDTALSYLHDLGFIPKIVNGERGFKIMFGGGLGSQPAHAELLSEFVPANQIIPTAEGIVRIFDRYGERAKRMKARMKFLIKEMGRDVFLDLVEKEKKAIAFETYEIDTTAFDGPIPEPLLEVPQVTIEDTEAYEAWKKSNVIAQKQEGYYAIGIKVLLGDFYTDKARLLADLIKNYAANELRFSLRQNIVIRHVKEASLPFFYQELAKLNFVHLGYNSTADITACPGTDTCNLGIASSTGIAEELEKVLNAEYPQYLNNREIEIKISGCMNACGQHNMSAIGFQGMSINSGKLVAPALQVLLGGGRLGNGVGRFADKVIKVPSRRGPDALRTILNDFDTNGSGQKFLDYYDSKGEKYFYEILKPYADVTNLTEADFVDWGNADNYVKAVGVGECAGVVIDLVATLLLEAKDKLTFAQESFDENKWSDAIYHAYAGFVNGAKALLLSENEKTNNHAGIVDLFDTVFIATGKIELATSFRELVYQINAIQPSEAFAKQYIQEGIAFFDTIEKYRAQQLENA
- the cobA gene encoding uroporphyrinogen-III C-methyltransferase; this translates as MLNIKPKVTLVGAGPGDPDLLTLKAVKALAGANVVLYDALANEEILAHAPKNAIRIFVGKKIGNHAYTQDQINQLIVDNALTYGNVVRLKGGDPFIFGRGSEEIEFIESFGIETLVVPGISSVVAVPASQGISITKRGVSESFWAITGTTSDRKLSSDVALAAQSSATVVILMGMHKLPQIIDLFQKENKGNLPVAIIQNGTMPDEKVGVGTVNSILEIVKEKKLSSPAIIVLGEVVRESNKLKGFYEEFLSKEMVR